The DNA region CTGGCTTGCGGAGACTTCGTAGTCTGAGTCTCGCTTGGTCTTGACTGCGATGGCCTCCTTCAGTGCGGGCAGACCGCCGGCCGGTGTGTACCGGTGCCATTTGGGATCACGGCACGCCTCGACGGCAGCCTCGACGATGTAGTCAGGGGTTGGGAAGTCCGGTTCACCCGCGCCGAAGCCGACGACAGGGCGCCCGGCCGCCTTGAGAGCTTTAGCCTTTGCGTCGACCGCCAACGTGGCAGATTCGGTGATGGATCCAATGCGCGCGGAGATGCGAGGGAAACTCATGGTTCCATCCTTACCCATATCGGTCCCGCTCACACCTGGCACGCACCCGGGATCGACCAAGAGGGTCCTGCTCGCGTAGACTGACGGCTTCTTGGTGGGATGCCACCTGGCGCAAGCCTGCTCACAGCCAAGTGCAGCTGGTAGACCCGTCAGGACCAAGTGCATGACGCCGGAGGGCTGTAGCTCAATTGGTAGAGTCCCGGTCTCCAAAACCGGTGGTTGCGAGTTCAAGTCCCGCCAGCCCTGCGTACAACCTGAAAGCCTGCAAGCTCGCACGACTGACTGTGTAGAGGAGGAATGCGTGACCGACGTTGACAACGTGCCCGATGACTCATCGGACAAGTCGCTGGCCAAGTCGTCGCGCGCGGTTGACAAGTCAACCGACAAAGGCAAGGACAAAAAGGCACCTCGCAAGAGCCTCTTCAGTCGAATTGCCCTCTTCTTCCGCCAGACGGTTGCCGAACTGCGCAAGGTCATCTGGCCGACCCGTAAAGAGTTGGTCAGCTACACCTGGGTCGTGCTGGTCTTCGTCCTCATCATGGGAACGATCATCGGCGTACTCGACTTCGTGTTTGCCAAGGGCGTTTTGGCGGTATTCGGTTAATGAGCCAGCACAGCAAGACTGCAATAGCGGTGCCCAATCCGACCAGCGAGGACTGACGTGTCCGACACAACACCATCCGAGGATCCCGGCTCACACGAGGCCGCCCCGGCACCCACCGAGGAACTTGAGTTCTCGGTCGACGCTTCCGGCGAAGCGACGGAACTGCCCGTGGAGGCTGCACCTGCCTCCGACGAGGAGCAGGAGTTTGTGGTCGACACCGCCGGTGAAGCGACCGAATTGCCTGCCGACGCCGCACCTGCGGTAGACGAATCGGAGGAGTTCGCGGTGGATTCCGCTGGTGACACCGTCGACGTGACTGAGGCCGTTGAGGTTGATTCCGATGGCGTGGTCGTCGAGTCCGACGATCAGGAGCAGGACCCGGTCGAGGCATTCCGCGACGCGATGAGTTCGGCACCGGGCGACTGGTACGTCATCCACTCCTACGCGGGCTACGAGAACAAGGTCAAGGCAAACATCGAGAGCCGCATCAAGACCCTCGACATGGATGACTACATCTTCCAGGTCGAGGTTCCGATCGAAGAGGTCGTCGAGATCAAGCAGGGTCAGCGCAAGAACATCAAGCGAAACAAGT from Candidatus Nanopelagicales bacterium includes:
- the secE gene encoding preprotein translocase subunit SecE, with protein sequence MTDVDNVPDDSSDKSLAKSSRAVDKSTDKGKDKKAPRKSLFSRIALFFRQTVAELRKVIWPTRKELVSYTWVVLVFVLIMGTIIGVLDFVFAKGVLAVFG